Genomic segment of Arachis hypogaea cultivar Tifrunner chromosome 16, arahy.Tifrunner.gnm2.J5K5, whole genome shotgun sequence:
tattatattatttatttctctgtgcttttataaaaataaatttctacAATAATATATTTGTTTCTTTTGGAGAATacgtgaattttaattaaatttttttcatgcctgccatttctttcttaattttatcgttaaaattctattttataaaatgtaattttctaATTACTGCTAGGGATGGCAGGAATACCGAATCTACGAATATCCGACCCGCTTCTATCCGGTCGGGGAGGGTTTAAACCCGACCCGAGGCGGGACAGGTTTTGgtcggggcggggcggggcggggtcggggcCAGGATAAACTCGTCCCTACGCATCCCGTAGTACATACTATATATGTGTGTcttagggattagggtttttaAGTGTCTCCACCAACCATCAGACCTCAACTTCAAGTCATATTCTTTTTCCTTATAGAACCAAAGCTCCTTGCTACTCAGCTTAGCCTCTCATCCCCTCCCTGCAATTTCCTTGTCGCCACAGCTCGTTGCCGTCGCCGCAACTCCTTGGAGTCACTGGTTAGTCCCGCTGCTCCTCGCCGTCGCTGCTCAGTCGCGCAACTCCTCGCCGTCGCTGATCAGCTCGCACAGCTCCGTaagttcctctctctctctctctctctctctctctctctctctctctctctctctctctctctctctctctctctctctctctctctctcttgctttcTCGCGTTCTCTGTCTCTCCATCATTGTGAGATCTAAGTTCTTCTCTTATTCTTCCACAAATTCATCACTCGGTCGCCGTCGCTATGAGCTTGATCGTTGGCGTTGCATGTGAGCCTGTCACCGGAGTCTTTTTTCTCTGTCTCTGACCACCGGTAAGTCTCTGAGCCCTTCTGTGTTTATAGATTTGCCATCCCACAAGCATGCTCTACCATCTTTGGCGAAAAATACAGAAAACTCACTTTGAAATAACTATAAAAGAAACTTAACTAAAAATTTTGACAAATAATGGCAAATAATGAACAACCTATAACAAAAAAAACCTGATCTatcaattattatttaaagaatatgcTTACATATTTATCATGTGAACACAATTGAATTAAGTGTATATATGACATTTCATGATTTTGCTGTGAAACTAGCTAGTCTTATGCTGAagatgatttttaattaattatctttgTGTGTATACTATTGTCAATTTAATTTGGCTACCATTAAAGCGTGCTTCTGTTGAGTTCCTCAGGTCTATTGCACCTTTTATGTTGATATAcattgttaattgctttcataggATATACAATATTGATTAATTTAAGgacactactagaaaattagttattacagacggatatttccgacggattttatcccacggaaatacagacagaatttcagagagattttttgtcggaaaacaaaaaaaatgaattagcataaattacagacggaaaaaaaatccgtctataattctgtcagaaaaattaatttttttcgtgggAAATAGTTACAAacggaaaattcgtctgtaattaaatagacgAAAACActacattttattaaattattacagacgaaaaatccgtctataatttaaaattttccgccGAAAAAAAAGCTTATACCTAATCTACCCCCTCTCTTTCTCGAACTCCATTCATAAATAACTGAGGACTCAATTTACAAAGCACTCCAAGAGGATGAACACCGTCTTCAATGTGCCTCACGAAGACGAATAACCTAGCTAACCCTAACATGTTTTCATTGTGCCTCACGAAGAACCACTAACCACGAAGAAGAACCCCTAACCGCGACGAAGAGCCCCTAACAGCACTCTGTGAAGAACGTCGCCGGTCGCCGGCGCTCGCAATGCCTCCGTTGAAGAACCCCTAACCGCGACGAAGAACCCCTAACCCTCCTTAAAGTTTCTTCGCTCTTCTCTCGCCACTCTCACCCTCAAGCTCACTGAGTCTCACCTCTCACGGCTGGTCTCGCCGTCGACCTCTCTCTATCTCTCCGGTATATCGCTTCTCTCACGGGCGTTTCAGACTCAAGATCGTCGCGCTCTGTTTCCGTCACTGCTCTGTCACCGTCGCTGCTCTATCGCGCTCTGTCGCAAGCGAATCGATGGAATTCGACCCGATCCCAATCGGTTCCTGCTCCAAAGAGAACCAGAGCATCTACCAGCAGTTGTTTAAATTACGCCGATTCAGGTATGCATTATTTAAATTACGTCGATATACCTTAGGGCTTAATTTTTCTACGCCAGTTTTAGCTAGGTTTATCATACTCTGCTTTTGTGGTTCAATGGTTTAATGGTTCCAACTATTGCCATGCTTGTTGGTCCTGATGCTCCCATTGTTCTATTATTTAGGCAATTTACAAGATAGAATCAGTTATCCACTATACACTAAAAGAGTTTTGATTTCAATGCTTAAACTGCTTTAACTATAGTAGGCAGATAGAATTTCTCTTCCTCTTTTGAATATTATCCGAATCTGGAAAGTGGAAGCTTGGTTCTTTTACTTGTCATAAGAAACATATCAAAGTCCCTAATAAAATTATCCTTGCTTTTTGATGAATCTGATGATGATATTTTTGGATCCTCAACAACAAGAATCTCTTTGATTGCTTCAGGCATGCTTTGCCCTTTTATCATCTTCTTCCAATATTCTCCCACCAACTGGTACTATATATATAGATTAAtgttacaagtttacttgttcaGGCTTTAGTGAAGTTCCCTTTTGAAGTTTTAAACAATTTGATTGAATCTCCATTTTGATATGTTGATGCTATTTGACGTGATCAGGCAGGTGATGCATGGTTTCTAAATACTCCTGAAAAATCATTGAGCTTCATCCTTGCAGATCAAGGTTTTGATGTATGGGTAGGAAATGTGTGTGGAACACGTTGGAGCCATGGTCATAGGTCTTATTCAGTGAAGAATAAGGTGTGTGGCTCTTCTTTGACCTATAGAGATGCTGACGGCGTGTGTGATTAAACTGAAAATAATATCAGTGCATAAAGTTCAATGCTAAACAATTATGAGTCAAAACTAAGAACCAAATGTTCATTTATTGGGAATTTGAATTGGGGGAAAACATTTGTAATTGATATGAATGAGGTCACACTTTAGTAGGTTTTATCATTCAATTATTTAATAGTAAAAGGGTTTGTGCCGAATACTATCAAGCCTtttctatttactttgatatgTATGAAATAAGAATTATTAAATTGTTCTCAGTGCTGAAGCTACTTATATTCAGCACCAAATTGAGTTCCACAGCACTGTTGATGATCACTGATCTTGAGAAAATATTCTAAATTGTCATGATACTTATATTTTCATTTCACTATCATTTTCAgtgtatattatttttattggaatTGTTAGAGCCAGAGTTTGTACAGTGCATCATGTGATTGATTCAACTTTGGTCCCTTGATAGAAATTCTGGGATTGGAGCTGGCAGGAATTAGCCCTGTATGATATGGTAGAAATGATCAATTACATATATTCAGTAACAAATTCAAAGCTATTCATAGTTGGGCATTCACAGGTAGTTATGATTCTGAACATCATCCTTTTCACTTGCTATTTGGTGGTTGTTGTAGTATGCATTTTATTAATTTCTCTTATTTCCAAGGgacaattatatctttttctgccTTCACTCAGATGACTACTGGTTTTATTCAAATGGTTTTTACCATGGGTATTCATCAACTGAACTTCAAAAGGTGATCCTCCCATCACTCTCTTTTCCAGAACTCAAATATGTGGTGTTCATGGTACTGATGAAAGTGATTAACTATCCAATCCAAATAATTTTCTCCAGATGAGAGTTTTCTATGGTCAATCTTCATTGTTGTAAGCTTGTTCTCTTTTCCAGTATGTGAATTGTATAGTCTGTATCTACTTGAGTGGAGGTGAAGCCTAGTCTGATTTAGCTATTGGCAAAGTGTTCTGGTGATAAGGCAGAGTTTACAAACTTACATTTAGCACTAAATAGTAACAGTGTTTATGTGTTTAtttagcactttggtttatttagcACTAAATAGTAGAAATAGTAACAATGTTAGGAGAGAAAAGGGGTTCATTTATTGAGTTTGTGTTTATATGTTCTTTGCACAAACCTGAAAGCCTTTGTTGCTTTGTGCTTAATGGAGTGTACCCCTCATGCTTtggtctttttttttctcttaaatatttttttttgttttaaatttctcAACTTTGCACGCTtgctgttttaaaatttttttctttttatttttttttttttttgggttagggGAGGGGCTGTTTGGGAATACCTATTTaccttttgattttcttttttattacacAGTAGAAAAATGGTTGGTATGGTTAAGTGTGAATCTGTTGTGTTGTGGCGTGTTCATCATCCTTGCAATTtggtttcttttagttttatttagcACTTTTTTCTTTCACTAAATTCAATTTGGAATTGCATTTCAATTTTCTGTCATGTTTTGTGCCACCAACTCCAAGTGCAAATAAGTTTCCTAATTGTGATAATGAAGGGTGTAGAAGCAAACTGAGGCAGATAAGGTGCACTTCTTTCTGAAAGATTAGAAAGATTATGAAAGATGAAACCAGGGTTTGTTTAAGATTATGAAAGATGCCTATTGTATACTTTTTTAAGTTGTAGGAACTCCGAATGTATTAAAAGTGTTGATGCTTTATTGTTTCACAATAGCTTAAACGTACCCACATTCACAGGAAGGTTTCTGGCTGAAGTAACAAAGCAAGTTTTAACTGATCTTGAAGCTAGCAAATATCAGGTAACTTATTCACATGGTATAGACTTTTTTCTGTTAATGCTTTTGTGTCTAATATATTAATTCATTTCtatttataaatcaaatttcagATGGCTGAGTACAGGATCTCTGTTTATGGAAGAAAACAGAGTGAATGAGACCAGCTGGCAAGTTGGTTTGTTAACAATGCTATTTATAGCAAGAATGCTGTATGGCTAATCCATGTGTGTTATTCTGTCTTGAGGAAGCCCTTCATTCACTTGAAATTTCTCTGAACCAGGTTCCTAGCATTCCTTTAATGCTATTTTTGGTTTACTTCCTTCTGTATTTATCCTTGATGTCATGTTTCATTTTATGCAGATTATATGTTATACCTGGTCTGGTAGTGATACATTGAAACTAAAAAGCATAAGAGCTGGCCTCAAAAAACTGAATTTGGTAGAAGATAGAGCTATTGCAAGGGTATAAGTTCATTTCCTTCCTAATATGTAAGTCTTGTAAAAATAACAATTAGAAAAGAGGAGAAAATAGGGACTGAAAATACTGGTTAAGTTGGTTAGATTTCTTTTCACCAATTTCTGTTAGTCTTCCATTCTTGTTCTTAATTATTAGTCCACGTTATCTTGTTTGATATGTGATAAAAGAGTAGAAATAGGATTATATAGGAAGCTAAAACTACTAGTGGATAAAAGAGGTAGAAGATGATACAATATACTGATACAGACTTAATCTTGGAGTATTTGTGACGTCATCTTGTTTGATATGTGATAAAAGAGTAGAAATAGGATTATATAGGAAGCTAAAACTACTAGTGGATAGAAGAGGTAGAAGATGATACAAT
This window contains:
- the LOC112754962 gene encoding triacylglycerol lipase 1 isoform X1, which translates into the protein MEFDPIPIGSCSKENQSIYQQLFKLRRFRHALPFYHLLPIFSHQLAGDAWFLNTPEKSLSFILADQGFDVWVGNVCGTRWSHGHRSYSVKNKKFWDWSWQELALYDMVEMINYIYSVTNSKLFIVGHSQMTTGFIQMVFTMGIHQLNFKRKVSG
- the LOC112754962 gene encoding triacylglycerol lipase 1 isoform X2, whose amino-acid sequence is MEFDPIPIGSCSKENQSIYQQLFKLRRFRHALPFYHLLPIFSHQLAGDAWFLNTPEKSLSFILADQGFDVWVGNVCGTRWSHGHRSYSVKNKKFWDWSWQELALYDMVEMINYIYSVTNSKLFIVGHSQMTTGFIQMVFTMGIHQLNFKRV